One Haliaeetus albicilla chromosome 11, bHalAlb1.1, whole genome shotgun sequence genomic window carries:
- the GOT1 gene encoding aspartate aminotransferase, cytoplasmic produces the protein MAASIFTAVPRAPPVAVFKLTADFREDGDARKVNLGVGAYRTDEGQPWVLPVVKKVEQMIANDNSLNHEYLPILGLPEFRANASRIALGDDSPAIKENRIGSVQSLGGTGALRIGAEFLRRWYNGNNNTATPVYISAPSWENHNSVFVDAGFKDIRTYHYWDAAKRGLDLQGLLDDMEKAPEFSIFILHACAHNPTGTDPTPDQWKQIAAVMKRRFLFPFFDSAYQGFASGSLDKDAWAVRYFVSEGFELFCAQSFSKNFGLYNERVGNLTVVGKDADNVQRVLSQMEKIVRTTWSNPPSQGARIVATTLSSPQLFAEWKGNVKTMADRVLLMRSELRSRLESLGTPGTWNHITEQIGMFSFTGLNPKQVEYMIKEKHIYLMASGRINMCGLTTKNLDYVAKSIHEAVTKIQ, from the exons ATGGCCGCCTCCATCTTCACCGCCGTCCCCCGCGCCCCGCCTGTCGCCGTCTTCAAGCTCACGGCGGACTTCCGGGAGGACGGGGATGCGCGGAAGGTCAACCTGGGCGTGGGCG CCTACCGCACGGACGAGGGGCAGCCATGGGTCCTGCCGGTGGTGAAGAAGGTGGAGCAGATGATCGCCAACGACAACAGCCTGAACCACGAGTACCTGCCCATCCTGGGCCTGCCCGAGTTCCGGGCCAACGCCTCCCGGATCGCCCTGGGTGACGACAGCCCCGCCATCAAGGAGAACCGG ATTGGAAGCGTTCAGTCCTTGGGTGGGACAGGCGCTCTGCGTATCGGCGCGGAGTTTCTGAGGCGGTGGTACAATGGAAACAACAACACGGCGACCCCAGTCTACATCTCCGCTCCGTCCTGGG AGAACCACAACTCTGTGTTTGTGGATGCTGGCTTTAAAGATATTAGAACCTACCACTACTGGGATGCTGCCAAGAGGGGTCTGGATCTCCAGGGGCTGCTGGATGACATGGAG AAAGCCCCAGAGTTCTCCATTTTCATCCTCCACGCCTGTGCGCACAACCCAACGGGCACGGACCCTACTCCTGACCAGTGGAAGCAGATTGCTGCTGTTATGAAG CGCCGGTTCCTGTTTCCGTTCTTCGACTCGGCGTACCAAGGTTTTGCCTCTGGCAGCCTGGACAAGGATGCCTGGGCTGTGCGATACTTTGTCTCCGAGGGCTTTGAGCTCTTCTGTGCACAGTCGTTTTCCAAGAACTTTGGGCTCTACA ATGAACGTGTGGGGAACCTGACTGTGGTGGGGAAGGATGCAGACAACGTGCAGCGTGTGCTTTCCCAGATGGAGAAGATTGTGCGCACCACTTGGTccaaccctccctcccagggAGCACGCATTGTGGCAACTACGCTTTCTTCCCCACAGCTCTTTGCCGAGTG gaaAGGCAATGTGAAGACGATGGCAGATCGGGTCTTGCTGATGCGGTCAGAGCTCCGGTCTCGACTGGAGTCTCTTGGGACCCCGGGTACCTGGAACCACATCACAGAGCAGATCGGCATGTTTAGCTTCACAGGGTTGAACC ccaaGCAGGTGGAGTACATGATCAAGGAAAAACACATCTACCTGATGGCTAGTGGGCGCATCAACATGTGTGGTCTGACTACCAAGAACCTGGACTATGTGGCCAAGTCCATCCATGAAGCCGTCACAAAAATCCAGTGA